In Parasteatoda tepidariorum isolate YZ-2023 chromosome 2, CAS_Ptep_4.0, whole genome shotgun sequence, one DNA window encodes the following:
- the LOC139424961 gene encoding TD and POZ domain-containing protein 4-like codes for MESVPGKVFTFNWKIETFHLSTLDKILVIESPTISIKCLADARWYLKLYPNGISFASRGFASCFLCKKESVDSNNDVILEILNSNGEILSSMERTPLIGSDAGKPKFIEIEQLRNSLKNCKTGILQIRCHVYDSSYNQPSVLCEALTQMETNKIEFSWKITFPKNRKWMRKINCPFQGDLPFDITLSSTDDTIWIKFEKLKDPLSKISVLKIRIINDTGVDVGSNNSSFSLKLPEFETSFLQNQLECKPGFTSTISFQLVCTIYNSEGNFSTEYVNYYYDESSDDLISNVLIHRFHLQDDLKDMFLYKKHCDVKLRGRNEIIPAHKCLLSARSPVFSVMFDQDMLETQTGIVDISDVESETLQSFLEFLYTDSITNTAFKNILELMLMAEKYQVSILKDRCSELLMSKLSLESVCDVISVADMVNEFNLKQSALYFIKANKKRILLSSEWSEWSLENMKLANEILTKLSLD; via the coding sequence ATGGAGTCGGTTCCTGGGAAAGTATTCACCTTTAACTggaaaattgaaacttttcatttatcCACATTGGATAAGATACTAGTCATAGAGAGTCCAACAATTAGTATCAAATGCTTGGCAGATGCAAGAtggtatttaaaactttatcccAATGGAATAAGCTTTGCTTCAAGAGGTTTTGCGTCGTGCTTCCTTTGTAAGAAAGAATCTGTTGATAGTAATAATGATGTTATATTAGAAATTCTTAATTCAAATGGCGAAATACTGTCATCAATGGAAAGAACACCTCTTATTGGAAGTGATGCTGGAAAAcctaaatttattgaaatagagCAATTGAGAAATAGCTTAAAAAACTGCAAGACTGGTATATTACAGATTCGCTGCCATGTCTATGATTCATCCTACAATCAACCCTCTGTTTTATGCGAAGCTCTCACCCAAATGGAAAcgaataaaattgaattcagTTGGAAAATTACATTCCCAAAAAATCGAAAATGGATGAGAAAGATAAATTGCCCCTTCCAGGGAGATTTACCGTTCGACATCACACTGTCTTCAACTGACGATACAATTTGgataaagtttgaaaagttaaaagacCCCTTATCTAAAATAAGTGTTCTGAAGATACGGATTATAAACGACACAGGTGTTGATGTTGGTTCGAACAATTCCTCTTTCTCCTTAAAATTGCCAGAATTTGAAACATCATTTCTACAAAATCAGCTAGAATGTAAACCAGGTTTTACTTCCACCATTTCTTTCCAGTTAGTATGTACCATCTATAATTCTGAGGGAAATTTTTCAACTGAATATGTAAACTATTATTATGATGAGTCTTCTGacgatttaatttcaaatgtctTGATCCACAGATTCCATTTGCAAGATGATCTGAAGGAtatgtttttgtataaaaagcATTGCGATGTTAAACTGCGAGGAAGGAATGAAATCATACCTGCTCACAAATGCTTGCTGTCAGCTCGATCTCCAGTGTTCTCCGTCATGTTCGATCAAGATATGTTGGAAACTCAGACAGGTATTGTTGATATTTCAGATGTAGAAAGTGAAACTCTGcaatcatttttagaatttttgtataCCGACTCGATCACCAATActgctttcaaaaatatcttggAGCTGATGTTAATGGCTGAGAAATATCAGGTGAGTATCTTGAAGGACAGATGCTCTGAATTATTAATGTCAAAGTTATCCTTAGAAAGTGTTTGTGATGTGATTTCGGTTGCTGATATGGTTAATGAGTTTAACCTAAAACAGTcagcattatattttataaaagctaaCAAAAAGAGGATTCTTCTGTCTTCTGAATGGTCAGAATGGTCACTAGAAAACATGAAGTTAGCCaatgaaattttgacaaaattgtcACTTGATTAG